From the genome of Novipirellula aureliae, one region includes:
- a CDS encoding DUF262 domain-containing protein, translating to MYQTGGTIKEILESIQQNRFVLPAIQREFVWKPEQIARLFDSLMQGYPFGTFLFWKVDKLNSNKYKFYSFVCNYHERDAPHCPQLPIFHDTELTAVLDGQQRLTALNIGLCGSMAWRVKHGRRSNPDAFPEKHLFLDLLAEHGDDDENSEKYRFKFLTNEQANESKDSECWYKVADVLAFTNPTLEMIQWLNARLPQNRVEAACGPLNQLYQVIHNKSLLSFYEEKSQDLEKVLNIFIRMNSGGTVLSYSDLLLSIAVAQWTGDARKEIHTLVDELNNTGDGFNFTKDLVLKAGLMLADIGSVGFKVENFNRKNMGILEKRWPEVKESLKVAVQLLASFGFTEKTLRADSALLPIAYYVRHRKLDSKYLTTSTN from the coding sequence ATGTACCAGACCGGCGGCACTATCAAAGAGATACTGGAGTCAATCCAGCAGAACAGGTTCGTCCTTCCGGCGATCCAGCGTGAGTTCGTTTGGAAACCCGAACAGATCGCACGACTGTTTGACAGTCTGATGCAAGGCTATCCGTTCGGCACGTTTTTGTTTTGGAAGGTCGATAAGCTAAACAGCAACAAATACAAGTTTTACAGCTTCGTTTGTAACTATCATGAACGAGACGCTCCGCATTGCCCTCAGCTTCCAATTTTCCACGATACTGAACTCACGGCAGTTCTCGATGGGCAGCAACGACTGACAGCGTTGAACATTGGACTATGTGGATCGATGGCTTGGCGGGTGAAACATGGTCGCCGAAGCAATCCAGATGCGTTCCCTGAAAAACATCTTTTCCTCGATCTCCTTGCTGAGCATGGTGACGACGATGAGAACAGTGAGAAGTATCGTTTTAAATTCTTGACGAATGAACAAGCCAACGAAAGTAAAGATAGCGAATGCTGGTACAAGGTTGCCGACGTTTTGGCGTTTACAAATCCAACATTGGAGATGATTCAGTGGCTGAACGCCCGATTGCCACAGAATAGGGTCGAAGCTGCTTGTGGTCCACTCAATCAGCTCTACCAAGTCATCCACAATAAGAGTTTGCTTTCGTTTTACGAAGAAAAAAGCCAAGACTTGGAGAAGGTTCTCAATATCTTCATTCGCATGAACAGCGGCGGCACAGTCCTGTCGTATTCCGACCTACTGCTTTCGATTGCCGTCGCACAGTGGACAGGCGATGCCCGCAAGGAAATCCACACGCTCGTTGACGAACTCAACAACACCGGCGATGGATTCAACTTCACTAAAGACCTAGTCCTGAAGGCGGGGTTGATGCTGGCCGACATCGGCAGCGTCGGATTCAAAGTCGAGAACTTCAATCGTAAGAACATGGGGATTCTCGAAAAACGATGGCCAGAAGTTAAAGAGTCGCTGAAGGTCGCAGTCCAATTGTTAGCCAGTTTCGGTTTCACTGAGAAAACGCTAAGAGCCGACAGTGCATTGCTGCCAATCGCTTATTACGTCCGTCACCGCAAGCTCGACAGCAAGTACCTCACAACAAGTACGAATTGA
- a CDS encoding IS4 family transposase, which yields MAAIRRRGVFGRIINVDGFTIDAPDTEENQKKYPQYPAQAKGLGFPILRCVGLISMVTGLLIDLATAPYSRKGSGETTLLRQLKGSLRKGDLLVADSYYCTYWLIAMCKEIGVEVVMKNHHKRESHPIGAKQLSKSERITSWVRPPRPNWMTKKEYNKVPESISIRLCDQKIREAGSRYQSFTMATTMLDIEEHPAHWIRGLYRGRWLVEKDIQWIKCTMGLEHLRNQNPERIERELWAGLMTYNLVRVKMLQAGLTHTREARSLSFTETYQLLSTNWLLCACVGLSKPMKQASLLQSVCAVIGNRQDASSRAKTSAARRFSS from the coding sequence ATCGCAGCGATTCGAAGACGCGGCGTCTTTGGTCGGATCATCAATGTAGATGGTTTTACAATCGACGCTCCCGACACCGAAGAGAATCAGAAGAAGTACCCACAGTACCCTGCGCAGGCTAAAGGACTTGGTTTTCCGATCCTCCGGTGCGTCGGATTGATTTCCATGGTGACAGGCTTACTGATCGACTTAGCGACGGCACCCTATAGTAGAAAGGGAAGTGGAGAAACAACGCTTCTTCGTCAGCTAAAAGGTTCCTTGCGAAAAGGCGATCTGCTGGTTGCAGATTCCTACTACTGTACCTATTGGTTGATTGCCATGTGCAAAGAGATCGGTGTCGAAGTCGTAATGAAGAACCATCATAAACGAGAGAGCCATCCGATCGGTGCGAAGCAGCTCAGCAAGAGCGAGCGAATAACAAGTTGGGTGCGCCCGCCACGTCCAAATTGGATGACGAAAAAGGAATACAACAAAGTCCCTGAATCAATCTCCATAAGACTATGCGATCAGAAGATTCGTGAAGCAGGCTCGAGGTACCAGTCATTCACCATGGCTACTACGATGCTCGATATCGAGGAACATCCTGCCCATTGGATTAGAGGTCTCTATCGGGGGCGATGGCTGGTGGAAAAGGATATCCAGTGGATTAAATGCACCATGGGTCTTGAGCATCTACGAAATCAGAACCCAGAGAGAATTGAACGAGAGTTGTGGGCGGGACTAATGACGTACAATCTCGTTCGAGTCAAGATGCTGCAAGCGGGCCTAACGCATACAAGAGAGGCAAGAAGCTTGAGTTTTACAGAGACCTATCAGTTGCTCTCGACAAACTGGTTGCTCTGCGCGTGCGTTGGCTTGAGCAAACCAATGAAGCAAGCTTCCTTGTTGCAAAGTGTTTGCGCGGTCATTGGCAATCGCCAGGACGCATCGAGCCGCGCGAAAACAAGCGCCGCGAGAAGATTCTCAAGCTGA
- a CDS encoding transposase — MPRLPRLEYPNAIYHVITRGDGRRKLFHDARHYERFTQGLSDEVDRSSWLVIAFCWMPNHIHALIRTPRPNLCKGMQHWLSGYANWYAKRNRRTGHLFQGRYKAFLVEDEGYYWNLSRYIHLNPCMGGKPLALTPEAYPNSSYGGYARKSRQLDWIAYEEHHRYWTGLHGGSDPFSSYRKFVKQGLTGEVDSKVDRLRDWVYGSEDFLKRMLAMAAGEDVDENDRRIRKTHPLSAEQIIGAVADYYHVEPQAYRIFRSPAGGRDLAAYLCRRYSGITLRELSLQFGLSHPDGSANLVRRAKARLKESVKLRNECQKIEELLGLKTEDQV, encoded by the coding sequence GTGCCTCGTTTACCTCGTCTTGAATACCCGAACGCCATTTATCATGTAATCACCCGTGGCGATGGAAGAAGAAAACTCTTTCACGATGCGCGGCATTACGAACGATTTACTCAAGGCTTGAGCGATGAGGTCGATCGTAGTTCTTGGCTCGTGATAGCCTTTTGTTGGATGCCGAACCATATTCACGCGCTGATTCGTACCCCGAGACCCAACCTGTGCAAAGGAATGCAACATTGGCTTAGTGGCTACGCCAATTGGTATGCGAAGCGAAATCGCCGTACCGGGCACTTGTTTCAGGGACGCTACAAAGCATTCTTAGTAGAAGATGAGGGTTACTATTGGAATTTAAGCCGGTATATCCATTTGAATCCATGCATGGGAGGAAAACCGCTTGCATTGACGCCCGAAGCTTACCCCAACAGTAGTTATGGAGGATATGCGCGGAAGAGTCGTCAGCTTGACTGGATTGCCTACGAAGAGCACCATCGTTACTGGACAGGACTTCATGGCGGTAGCGACCCATTCTCAAGTTACCGGAAGTTTGTCAAACAAGGTCTAACCGGTGAAGTGGATTCAAAAGTCGATCGGTTGCGAGATTGGGTCTACGGAAGCGAAGATTTTCTCAAACGGATGTTGGCCATGGCCGCAGGAGAGGATGTTGATGAGAACGATCGTCGTATTCGCAAGACACATCCGCTCAGTGCAGAGCAAATCATTGGTGCGGTAGCGGATTACTACCACGTTGAGCCACAAGCTTATCGCATCTTCCGTAGTCCTGCGGGTGGCCGCGACTTGGCAGCTTACCTGTGTCGACGTTATAGTGGAATCACCTTAAGAGAACTGTCCTTGCAATTTGGATTGTCTCATCCAGACGGATCAGCCAATTTGGTACGACGGGCGAAAGCGAGACTAAAGGAATCCGTGAAATTGAGAAACGAATGCCAGAAAATCGAAGAGCTACTAGGACTGAAAACCGAAGATCAAGTCTGA
- the rnc gene encoding ribonuclease III: MNLVEEHVGIEGSDQASKLEQCQQIIDYRFRDPSLLLSALTHASGAPHRLDSNERLEFLGDAVLGLTVCEWLYEEYPEYNEGDLTKIKSYVVSRRACGKIAISLGLDRCLIVGRGVTRNRSFPKSLVSDVFESVIAAIYLDGGTEIIRPRLRKWLADEVRIAVESQGASNFKSVLQQYAQRELSHTPMYRMIREVGPDHRKAFMVQAVIGEREFIGAWGNNKKDAEQRAAANALAELHDQPIPFQDDNKKE, from the coding sequence GTGAACTTGGTAGAAGAACACGTTGGAATTGAAGGTAGTGATCAGGCATCGAAACTGGAGCAGTGTCAGCAGATTATCGATTATCGCTTTCGTGATCCTTCGCTACTACTGTCCGCCTTGACTCATGCGTCGGGCGCCCCTCATCGACTCGACAGCAACGAGCGGCTTGAGTTTCTCGGCGATGCGGTCCTTGGTTTGACGGTCTGCGAATGGCTTTACGAAGAGTATCCCGAATACAATGAAGGCGATTTGACAAAGATCAAATCGTACGTGGTCAGCCGCCGGGCGTGTGGAAAAATTGCCATCTCACTTGGCCTCGACCGCTGCTTAATTGTAGGGCGTGGCGTCACTCGAAACCGGAGCTTTCCCAAGTCGCTCGTTAGCGACGTCTTCGAATCGGTGATCGCAGCGATCTACCTTGACGGCGGTACGGAAATCATCCGTCCAAGGCTCCGAAAATGGCTTGCCGATGAAGTGCGAATCGCCGTTGAAAGTCAAGGTGCCAGCAACTTCAAGAGTGTTTTGCAACAGTATGCACAACGAGAACTGTCCCACACTCCGATGTATCGAATGATTCGCGAAGTTGGCCCCGATCATCGGAAAGCCTTTATGGTGCAAGCGGTCATCGGCGAACGGGAATTCATCGGTGCCTGGGGAAACAACAAGAAGGATGCCGAACAGCGTGCTGCAGCCAACGCGTTGGCTGAGTTGCATGACCAACCGATCCCATTTCAAGATGATAATAAAAAAGAGTAA
- a CDS encoding helix-turn-helix domain-containing protein — MSNVTITTVLSDDDRAAIVHDVIAAFRQIMAEAQEPRLVDGDRLAELLEVSRPTVDRNRADGVIPSITIGRRRLYRPDAVIDALERQEGSTNA, encoded by the coding sequence ATGAGTAATGTCACAATTACCACCGTCTTATCAGACGATGACCGAGCGGCAATTGTCCACGACGTGATAGCTGCCTTCCGTCAGATCATGGCTGAAGCTCAGGAGCCGCGTCTAGTTGACGGCGACAGGCTAGCAGAGCTACTGGAAGTCAGCAGGCCCACCGTCGATAGGAATCGGGCCGATGGTGTTATTCCTAGCATCACGATCGGGCGGAGGCGTCTGTACAGACCCGATGCCGTGATTGATGCTCTTGAGCGTCAGGAGGGTAGCACCAATGCCTAG
- the meaB gene encoding methylmalonyl Co-A mutase-associated GTPase MeaB — protein MSATMTRRRHLTADDYFNGVREHNLSVFAQALTVIESSSDRHRLIAEELLTRLLPWTGNALRIGITGVPGVGKSTFIESLGMLLIRRGMRVAVLAVDPSSGVSGGSILGDKTRMNELASQDNAFIRPSPAAGTLGGVANKTRETMFIAEAAGYDVILVETVGVGQSETMVCDMTDCFLALMLPGAGDELQGIKRGLLELADVIAVNKADGDNRRAAELAARQYHSALESLTGHDSDKAPTILTCSALDDSGIDSVWEAIEKKCERRRETGEFSERRQKQNLRWLWALVDEQLREAIKKHPVVRQIYSDIEQQVLDGQMPAAAGANKIFAALSLGGSGQ, from the coding sequence ATGTCAGCCACAATGACTCGCCGCCGACACTTGACCGCAGACGACTACTTTAACGGTGTCCGCGAACATAATCTCTCCGTATTCGCTCAAGCATTGACGGTGATCGAATCGAGTAGTGATCGCCATCGTTTGATCGCCGAAGAATTGCTAACCCGTTTATTGCCGTGGACTGGCAATGCGCTGCGCATCGGAATCACAGGCGTGCCTGGTGTTGGCAAGAGTACGTTTATTGAATCGCTGGGCATGCTATTGATTCGGCGGGGGATGCGAGTCGCTGTATTGGCAGTCGATCCATCAAGCGGCGTTAGTGGAGGCAGTATTCTGGGGGACAAAACCAGGATGAATGAATTGGCCTCTCAAGACAACGCCTTCATTCGCCCCTCACCTGCTGCGGGAACGCTCGGCGGTGTCGCCAACAAAACTCGCGAAACGATGTTCATTGCCGAAGCAGCCGGGTACGATGTGATCTTGGTCGAGACCGTTGGCGTTGGGCAATCCGAAACGATGGTTTGTGACATGACCGATTGTTTCTTAGCGCTGATGCTGCCCGGTGCGGGCGATGAATTGCAAGGCATCAAACGAGGCTTGTTAGAGCTGGCGGATGTGATCGCGGTGAATAAGGCCGATGGCGACAACCGCAGAGCGGCCGAACTGGCTGCCCGCCAATACCATTCGGCACTCGAATCATTGACCGGTCACGACAGCGACAAAGCGCCAACGATTTTGACGTGCAGTGCGCTCGACGATAGCGGAATCGATTCGGTCTGGGAAGCCATTGAAAAGAAATGTGAAAGGCGACGAGAGACGGGTGAGTTCAGCGAGCGACGCCAAAAACAGAATTTGCGTTGGTTGTGGGCGTTGGTCGACGAGCAATTGAGAGAAGCGATTAAGAAGCATCCCGTTGTCCGACAAATTTACAGCGATATCGAACAGCAGGTTTTGGATGGGCAAATGCCCGCCGCCGCAGGTGCCAACAAGATCTTCGCCGCACTGTCCCTCGGCGGATCAGGTCAGTAG
- a CDS encoding AAA family ATPase, translating to MPRTTQKPIVDSYATMQSNSDDVDLGGDTSAVPSQIVTLASFIANHPKQSTPVIDGLLRCGETMNVIAASKIGKTWLVHGMARCVATGSDWLGYPTRRGRVLIVDAELHPSELVQRLQAVAPEYATVADFPIDVMSLRGRMVNINQLAERLRTDVAPGRYAVIVVDALYRFLPKGCSENDNAAMMAIYNCLDGIAGRTGAAIVVVHHSSKGDQSGKSITDMGSGAGSIARATDTHLAIRPHEEEGLAVLQAVCRSFSPPDDISIRFDFPRWELASREPRLATRQTTGDEKQKRLDTEADDAIRTALNGKSLSVSQLRTATGMGPDRIRRALSRLKTISKRLKNRSTGKKSERFRLPKQQDG from the coding sequence ATGCCTAGAACCACACAGAAACCGATTGTCGATTCTTACGCGACGATGCAGAGCAATAGCGATGATGTGGACCTGGGCGGTGATACGTCCGCAGTGCCGAGTCAGATTGTTACTCTTGCCTCATTTATTGCCAATCACCCGAAGCAATCGACACCCGTGATTGATGGCTTGTTGCGTTGCGGCGAAACGATGAACGTGATTGCAGCGTCAAAAATTGGCAAGACATGGCTCGTGCATGGTATGGCTCGTTGTGTCGCTACTGGCAGCGATTGGCTGGGCTATCCCACTCGACGGGGCCGGGTATTGATCGTAGATGCTGAGCTACACCCTAGCGAGCTGGTTCAGCGTCTACAGGCCGTGGCCCCTGAGTATGCGACCGTAGCAGACTTTCCGATTGACGTTATGTCGCTGCGGGGTCGGATGGTGAACATTAACCAGTTGGCTGAGCGGCTGAGGACGGACGTAGCACCGGGACGATACGCGGTGATTGTGGTTGATGCTCTTTATCGATTCTTGCCCAAGGGATGCAGCGAAAACGACAATGCCGCCATGATGGCGATTTACAATTGTTTGGATGGCATTGCTGGCCGTACCGGGGCAGCCATCGTTGTTGTCCATCACAGCAGCAAGGGCGATCAGTCGGGTAAATCGATTACCGACATGGGTAGCGGTGCAGGGTCGATAGCACGGGCGACAGATACGCACCTTGCGATACGTCCACACGAAGAAGAAGGGCTAGCCGTCTTGCAGGCCGTTTGCCGATCGTTTTCACCACCGGACGACATATCGATCAGGTTCGATTTTCCGCGATGGGAGCTGGCGTCCCGGGAGCCACGATTAGCTACCCGACAGACTACGGGCGACGAAAAGCAAAAACGCCTAGACACCGAGGCAGATGACGCCATACGAACAGCACTCAATGGCAAGTCGCTATCTGTATCGCAATTGCGAACCGCTACCGGGATGGGACCGGATCGGATACGGCGAGCGTTGTCACGACTAAAAACGATCAGCAAACGCTTGAAGAACCGGAGCACCGGCAAGAAGTCCGAACGGTTTCGATTGCCAAAACAACAGGATGGTTGA
- a CDS encoding S16 family serine protease, with translation MSGLLKLLYPNEEYDKEAVRRCLDYALEVRRRIKEQLKKIGGMEFYDVHFSYIDVETSEEKFISVQEQGGGSLIPDGPLNPGVMHTVATGGNDSHLGLYRLETQVTSGNGSLKMSGLGSNMKAKEAIKVGFDYFKANASGVSASVKVGDHDYHLHIIELHNTGPNSAMTLTTFIALCSAVLAKPIQSQMVVLGSMSLGGNIIPVENLAESLQVAHDAGAKRVLLPMASVSDIPTIPGELFAKFQTSFYSDPRDAAFKALGVE, from the coding sequence GTGTCGGGGTTGCTCAAGCTGCTGTATCCCAACGAGGAATATGACAAAGAAGCTGTACGTCGCTGTCTCGATTACGCATTGGAAGTCCGCCGCAGAATCAAGGAGCAGTTGAAGAAAATCGGCGGCATGGAGTTTTACGATGTTCACTTCAGCTACATCGACGTGGAAACTTCCGAAGAGAAATTTATCTCCGTTCAAGAGCAAGGCGGCGGTTCTCTGATCCCTGATGGTCCCTTGAATCCTGGTGTGATGCACACTGTCGCCACAGGTGGAAATGATTCACATCTGGGGCTATATCGACTCGAAACGCAGGTCACCAGTGGCAACGGATCGCTGAAAATGTCGGGACTTGGATCAAACATGAAAGCCAAGGAAGCGATCAAGGTTGGTTTCGACTATTTCAAAGCGAACGCTAGCGGCGTCAGCGCATCGGTTAAGGTGGGCGATCACGACTACCACTTGCACATCATCGAACTCCACAATACCGGTCCCAACAGTGCGATGACATTGACCACGTTTATCGCCCTTTGTTCGGCGGTCCTAGCTAAACCAATTCAAAGTCAGATGGTCGTGTTAGGCAGCATGAGTCTGGGCGGCAACATCATTCCCGTCGAGAACCTAGCCGAGTCACTTCAAGTCGCCCACGACGCCGGTGCCAAACGAGTTTTGCTACCGATGGCCAGCGTCAGCGACATCCCAACAATCCCCGGCGAACTGTTCGCCAAATTCCAAACCAGCTTCTACTCTGACCCCAGAGACGCAGCGTTCAAGGCGTTAGGAGTCGAGTAG
- a CDS encoding IS110 family transposase — translation MITSKQSHAGDPFFTSRGALPKVVENDEASFKTKLGKKVKSFKDALFVVEATGGYERQIVKWLQANDLDVAIVNPKQVRHFAKGIGHDAKTDPIDAKVIAKFGEVVQPEPKAIPCSESEKLDALVTRRKQLLDLINQESNRLKQAYGSEVKEMIRESLESLKNQKKALEKRIKKAVAADKKNARKIEICESVDGVGKVTVATLMSDLPELGQLNRAEIAKLVGIAPIDRDSGTKSRKRLTQGGRSYIRKVLYMATLVATRRNPVIQVYYQRLLAKGKLKKVALVAAMRKLITTLNYLVKTDQLWEPPDSFKQERGAA, via the coding sequence ATGATAACATCGAAACAGAGTCACGCGGGTGATCCTTTCTTTACAAGCCGTGGAGCGTTACCAAAAGTTGTTGAAAATGATGAAGCCTCTTTTAAGACGAAGCTCGGTAAGAAAGTTAAATCATTCAAGGATGCTTTGTTTGTTGTAGAAGCGACCGGAGGTTACGAACGACAAATCGTAAAGTGGCTGCAAGCAAACGATTTGGATGTTGCAATTGTTAATCCGAAACAGGTGCGACACTTTGCCAAAGGGATTGGTCACGATGCAAAGACCGATCCGATCGATGCCAAAGTGATCGCAAAGTTTGGAGAGGTTGTTCAGCCAGAACCGAAAGCAATCCCCTGTTCTGAGAGCGAGAAGCTTGATGCACTGGTCACTCGACGTAAGCAGTTGCTCGATCTTATCAACCAAGAGTCCAACCGCTTGAAACAAGCTTACGGTTCGGAGGTAAAAGAAATGATACGAGAATCGCTAGAAAGCCTGAAAAACCAGAAAAAAGCACTCGAAAAGCGTATCAAAAAAGCGGTTGCCGCGGACAAGAAGAATGCACGCAAAATCGAAATCTGTGAATCGGTTGATGGAGTTGGAAAGGTGACAGTTGCAACCTTGATGTCTGACCTTCCCGAGTTAGGTCAACTCAACCGCGCCGAGATTGCAAAGCTAGTTGGCATTGCTCCCATCGATCGTGATTCGGGAACGAAGAGTCGAAAACGATTGACGCAGGGAGGACGGAGCTACATTCGCAAAGTTCTCTACATGGCAACGCTGGTGGCCACACGCCGCAATCCGGTGATCCAGGTATACTACCAACGCCTGTTAGCCAAAGGCAAACTGAAAAAGGTTGCTCTGGTGGCAGCAATGCGAAAGTTGATCACAACCCTGAACTACCTCGTGAAAACGGATCAGTTGTGGGAGCCCCCTGATTCGTTCAAGCAAGAAAGAGGTGCCGCTTAA
- a CDS encoding Fic family protein, whose protein sequence is MRSGSYVKQPTDYRAFIPANLPPDPAINLDAELLKLLSDADRALGRLDGVATVLPNPDLFVAMFVRQEAVLSSQIEGTQSTLQDILAYEADSEQTTQPGDVEEVVNYVAAMNHGLRRLPELPLSLRLMKEIHEKLLHGVRGSEWSPGDFRKSQNWIGPQGCTLATADFVPPPPHEMMQALDNLEHFIHDRESLPVLIQCGLIHAQFETVHPFLDGNGRVGRLLITFLLCEREILQRPLLYLSYYLKARKAEYYDRLMAIRISGDWESWLKFFLRGVYEVSISATNVARQIMEMREQHRHLISTEITAAANAHKLLDHMFEKPTFSINQAKDVMGCAFATASSVVERLEKMGLLREITGQERNRLYQYQPYVSVFQKLMPAEEEGKSA, encoded by the coding sequence ATGAGATCAGGCAGTTACGTCAAACAGCCGACCGACTACCGGGCGTTCATCCCGGCCAATCTGCCGCCCGATCCAGCCATTAACCTGGATGCAGAGTTGTTGAAACTACTCTCTGACGCGGATCGAGCGTTGGGCCGTTTGGACGGTGTCGCTACCGTATTACCCAATCCAGACCTGTTTGTTGCGATGTTCGTTCGTCAGGAAGCTGTGCTAAGTTCGCAGATCGAGGGTACGCAAAGCACGTTGCAGGACATCCTTGCCTACGAAGCCGATTCAGAACAAACCACGCAGCCGGGCGATGTTGAGGAAGTTGTCAACTATGTCGCCGCAATGAATCATGGACTCAGACGTCTACCCGAGCTTCCGCTCAGCCTACGTCTGATGAAGGAAATTCATGAAAAACTGCTTCACGGTGTCCGGGGCAGTGAATGGTCGCCGGGTGATTTTCGCAAGAGCCAAAACTGGATTGGTCCGCAAGGCTGCACGTTAGCCACCGCAGACTTTGTTCCACCACCACCTCACGAGATGATGCAAGCTCTCGACAACCTAGAGCACTTCATTCATGACCGCGAATCCTTACCCGTCCTGATTCAATGTGGGCTGATCCATGCGCAGTTTGAAACCGTCCACCCTTTCTTAGATGGCAACGGACGTGTGGGCCGACTGCTAATCACCTTTTTGCTATGTGAGCGGGAAATTTTGCAGCGTCCACTGCTGTATTTGAGTTACTACTTGAAGGCTCGCAAAGCTGAATACTACGACCGACTCATGGCGATTCGCATTAGTGGCGACTGGGAAAGTTGGTTGAAGTTTTTTCTACGAGGCGTTTACGAAGTCAGTATCTCGGCCACCAATGTTGCCCGACAGATCATGGAAATGCGAGAGCAACATCGTCATTTGATCTCCACTGAGATTACTGCTGCCGCCAACGCTCACAAACTGCTTGACCACATGTTCGAGAAGCCGACGTTTTCGATTAACCAAGCCAAAGACGTGATGGGATGCGCTTTTGCCACTGCGTCATCCGTCGTCGAGCGACTGGAGAAAATGGGACTGCTCCGCGAGATCACCGGACAAGAACGCAATCGTCTGTATCAATACCAACCCTACGTCAGCGTCTTTCAAAAGCTGATGCCTGCCGAGGAAGAAGGCAAGTCAGCATGA
- a CDS encoding nucleotidyltransferase domain-containing protein, which yields MSRLPIESSVYLFGSIVNQEVEASDVDILIVYRTREELPSIRESISPHAFRFPLDVTYMSETEENELNFIREQKATLLREILA from the coding sequence TTGAGCCGTCTCCCAATCGAGTCCAGCGTGTATTTGTTTGGGTCGATCGTCAATCAGGAAGTCGAGGCATCCGACGTAGACATCCTGATAGTCTATCGAACTCGCGAGGAACTTCCTTCAATTCGCGAGTCAATCTCGCCCCATGCCTTCAGGTTCCCCCTTGATGTCACGTACATGAGCGAGACCGAAGAAAATGAGTTGAATTTCATTCGTGAACAGAAGGCAACGCTACTTCGCGAGATTTTGGCATAA